A single window of Vigna radiata var. radiata cultivar VC1973A chromosome 4, Vradiata_ver6, whole genome shotgun sequence DNA harbors:
- the LOC106758561 gene encoding THO complex subunit 4B-like isoform X2, producing MVAGIDMSLDDIMRHSAKVAASRRRYSFVRNPVRTTPYPVQLARYHGGMIPEMVFEDDGAAMIERGTKLLISNLDLGVSNGDIKLLFSEEGELKRCSIHYDQNGRSKGTAEVVFMRHSDALSAIKKYNNMRLDGKPLQIELVGTSSPVVASLRQNSLLGRPSDSLLSKGERVGGRGFHNDFVQGYIPRVRGEEKGYNRELYLTDVDDALERPHRVPRYHAKVKSNNRKVTAKDLDDDLERYHLEAKRIKEQNGKSDNH from the exons ATGGTCGCCGGCATTGACATGTCACTCGACGACATTATGAGGCACTCCGCCAAGGTTGCGGCGTCTCGCCGGCGATACTCGTTTGTTCGCAACCCGGTCAGAACGACACCGTATCCCGTTCAGCTG GCAAGGTATCACGGCGGAATGATTCCAGAAATGGTTTTTGAAGATGACGGTGCCGCTATGATCGAAAGAGGAACAAAACTCTTGATATCTAACTTGGATCTTGGAGTTTCAAACGGTGATATAAAG CTGCTGTTTTCGGAAGAGGGTGAATTGAAAAGATGCTCCATTCATTATGATCAGAACGGGAGATCAAAGGGAACAGCAGAAGTTGTGTTTATGAGACACTCTGATGCTTTATCAGCCATCAAGAAATACAACAATATGAGGCTTGATGGAAAACCTTTGCAAATTGAGCTCGTTGGAACTAGTAGTCCTGTTGTTGCCTCTCTTCGTCAAAATAGCTTATTGGGAAGACCAAGTGATTCACTTCTAAG CAAAGGAGAAAGAGTTGGAGGTAGGGGGTTTCACAATGACTTTGTACAGGGCTACATTCCAAGGGTCCGTGGAGAAGAGAAGGGATATAATCGAGAGTTATATTTAACAGATGTGGATGATGCTTTGGAGAGGCCACACCGCGTTCCGAGATACCACGCAAAAGTAAAGAGCAATAATAGAAAAGTGACTGCTAAAGATCTCGATGATGATTTGGAGAGGTATCACCTAGAGGCTAAGCGGATAAAAGAACAAAATGGAAAGTCAGATAATCATTGA
- the LOC106758562 gene encoding uncharacterized protein LOC106758562 isoform X2, whose protein sequence is MSSSFSPSRPPQQLIGVSRLRSSGVKKLPEPLRRAVADCLSSTLSPSNEPSRTLQDYLKAPAATDLAYNAILEHTIAERERSPAVVTRCVALLKRYLLRYKPSEETLLQIDRFCSTIIAECDINPAQPWSRVLSHQSGVSITSINTSPLPVSTFASEALVKSLSYVRSLVSQHIPKRLFQPASFAGPPSSGQSLPSLSSLLSKSFNSQLTPASIQETQSSTSVQEQLEKDSSSLSISRLSKIEKADEMDELGFIAGDVLKWRWLEEPMSSIGAENDRVVNSQDMTSHSFLEIGAAALLVGDIESKMKGQPWKFFGTDDMPYLDQLLQSSPVTPITDSDSARPHLRAITASKRIKPGSRQIWEDFPVITFRPRTRQLFQYRHYSEQQPLRLNTTEVHDVIAAVCAEVSIPNANIVRASTRLNNNSGKPSSDVAILFSRYVLNSQTAAPLILSMLEEMLSSNTACRVRVFDLILNLGVHAHLLEPIVANDASTIEEEYSQESYYDSDTQVMVPGSTKASSQNKSDSGSAIDKFESWILNILYEILLLLVQSEEKDESVWASALSCLLYFVCDRGKIWRNRLVGLDIRVLKALVRISRENSWAELVHCKLISMLTNMFYEVPEVAASVPGKPKFLVDQLDLIGGVQFIFIEYSLASSREERKNLYSVLFDYILHQINETCFASGVNEYSDDEIQPLAALLAQTNAPEAFYISVKLGVEGIGEILRRSIASALSRYPNSERLNMLLEVVAEKFDAVISTFTHLDKEFSHMNQITKSLKFLENVEGVVLRNGIGLQAKHSWSTLHSLLHSERISYRQNGYIWLGDLLISEINGERDGNIWSSITYFQQKIAQAGTQDSFNTSDVPLPILLLCGLLKSKYNYIRWGFLYVLERLLMRCKFLLDEHEMQQSSSRDQGYGKRDWHLEKANAVIDIMSGALSLVFQKNETDRINILKMCDILFSQLCLRVPPTAALPFGDDVHHGRNLNHANVSKRFDRANHVVRQDTFHRDEHKEEANRRSTYHNNYHLDHETASMAALSQGRAIVPMQLIARVPAAILYWPLIQLAGAATDDIALGVAVGSKGRGNLPGATSDIRATLLLLLIGKCTADPVAFQEVGQEQFFRVLLDDTDSRVAYYSSAFLLKRMMTEKPEKYQFMLQNLVVKAQQSNNEKLLENPYLQMCGILQLANDLGIDL, encoded by the exons ATGTCTTCCAGCTTCAGTCCCTCGCGTCCGCCGCAGCAGTTAATCGGGGTTTCGCGCCTGAGATCCTCCGGTGTTAAGAAGCTGCCGGAACCCTTGCGGCGAGCAGTAGCCGATTGCCTCTCCTCTACACTCTCTCCCTCTAACGAACCTTCAAGAACTCTTCAg GACTATCTGAAGGCCCCTGCAGCCACAGACTTGGCTTATAATGCAATTCTGGAACATACTATTGCTGAGAGGGAGCGCAG TCCTGCCGTAGTCACGAGGTGTGTGGCACTTCTGAAGCGGTATCTCCTAAG ATACAAACCAAGTGAGGAGACATTACTTCAGATAGATCGATTTTGTTCAACAATAATTGCTGAATGTGATATTAACCCAGCTCAGCCGTGGTCACGAGTTTTGAGTCATCAATCTGGTGTATCAATAACATCCATAAATACATCTCCTTTACCTGTATCTACCTTTGCTTCTGAGGCACTTGTAAAGTCACTAAGTTATGTTCGTTCATTAGTGTCTCAACACATTCCTAAACGGCTTTTCCAACCAGCTTCATTTGCTGGACCACCTTCATCCGGACAGTCACTGCCGTCATTGTCATCATTGCTGAGTAAATCCTTCAATTCCCAGTTAACTCCTGCAAGTATTCAAGAAACACAAAGTTCCACAAGTGTTCAAGAACAACTAGAGAAGGATTCAAGTTCTCTGTCCATTTCAAGGTTAtcgaaaattgaaaaagctGATGAAATGGATGAACTAGGGTTCATCGCAGGTGATGTTCTGAAATGGCGCTGGCTTGAGGAACCAATGTCATCTATAGGCGCTGAAAA TGACCGTGTCGTGAATTCTCAAGACATGACATCACATAGCTTCTTAGAAATAGGTGCAGCAGCTCTACTTGTAGGAGACATTGAATCTAAGATGAAAGGGCAGCCATGGAAATTTTTTGGAACTGATGATATGCCTTACCTGGATCAGCTATTGCAGTCTTCCCCCGTAACACCAATTACTGATTCTGATTCTGCTCGCCCCCATTTGAGAGCGATAACAGCATCCAAGCGCATAAAACCTGGCTCTCGTCAGATATG GGAGGATTTTCCTGTGATTACTTTCCGTCCAAGAACTCGACAGCTTTTCCAGTATCGTCATTACAG TGAGCAACAACCTCTGCGATTGAACACTACTGAGGTACATGATGTTATAGCCGCAGTTTGTGCAGAGGTTTCTATCCCGAATGCCAATATTGTCAGAGCCTCAACTAGACTAAATAATAACAGCGGCAAACCATCATCGGATGTGGCT ATATTATTTTCCAGGTATGTTTTAAATTCTCAGACCGCTGCTCCGCTCATTCTTTCTATGCTTGAG GAGATGCTTAGTTCTAATACTGCATGCAGGGTTCGTGTTTTTGATTTAATTCTAAACCTTGGGGTTCATGCACATCTCCTAGAACCTATAGTTGCTAATGATGCTTCTACTATAGAAGAAGAATATTCTCAAGAATCCTATTATGACAGTGACACTCAAGTTATGGTGCCAGGAAGCACAAAAGCAAGTTCTCAGAATAAGTCAGATTCGGGCTCTGCAATTGATAAATTTGAGTCTTGGATTTTAAATATTCTGTATGAGATACTGCTTCTTCTTGTTCAG TCTGAAGAAAAGGATGAATCTGTTTGGGCATCTGCTCTCAGCTGTTTGCTGTATTTTGTTTGTGATAGAGGAAAGATCTGGAGAAACCGTTTAGTAGGGCTTGACATAAGG GTTCTGAAGGCACTTGTAAGAATCAGCAGGGAGAACTCTTGGGCAGAATTAGTTCACTGTAAGCTTATTTCCATGTTAACCAATATGTTTTATGAAGTTCCTGAAGTTGCTGCGTCTGTACCCGGCAAACCAAAGTTTCTTGTGGATCAACTTGATCTAATCGGAggagttcaatttatttttattgag TATTCCCTAGCAAGCTCaagagaagagaggaaaaatTTGTATTCAGTGCTTTTTGATTACATTCTGCatcaaataaatgaaacatGCTTTGCTTCTGGAGTCAATGAATATAGTGATGATGAGATCCAACCTCTTGCTGCTCTACTTGCTCAAACAAATGCACCTGAGGCATTTTATATTTCTGTTAAACTTGGGGTAGAAGGCATTGGAGAGATTTTGAGAAGATCGATTGCATCAGCACTGTCCAGATATCCCAATAGTGAACGACTAAATATG CTACTAGAAGTTGTAGCGGAAAAATTTGATGCTGTAATAAGTACATTCACTCATTTGGACAAAGAGTTCTCTCATATGAATCAGATAACCAAATCTCTCAAGTTTCTGGAGAACGTAGAAGGTGTGGTTCTGAGAAATGGCATTGGTTTGCAGGCAAAGCACTCATGGTCCACTTTacattctcttcttcattctGAAAGAATTTCTTATCGTCAAAATGGGTATATCTGGTTAGGTGATCTGCTTATTTCCGAAATTAATGGAGAAAGAGATGGAAATATATGGTCAAGTATCACATACTTCCAGCAGAAAATTGCTCAAGCTGGAACTCAAGATTCTTTCAATACCTCAGATGTTCCTTTGCCCATTTTACTTTTGTGTGGCCTTCTAAAGTCTAAATACAACTATATTAGATGGGGATTTTTGTATGTCCTTGAAAGGCTTCTCATGAGATGCAAATTTTTGTTAGATGAGCATGAAATGCAACAATCAAGCAGCAGAGATCAGGGTTATGGGAAGAGGGATTGGCATCTCGAGAAAGCCAATGCAGTGATTGACATAATGAGTGGAGCTTTGTCTTTGGTGTTTCAGAAAAATGAGACAGATCGCATTAATATTCTGAAA ATGTGTGACATATTATTCTCCCAATTGTGCCTAAGAGTTCCTCCAACTGCAGCTCTGCCCTTTGGAGATGATGTTCACCATGGCAGAAATTTAAATCACGCCAATGTAAGTAAAAGGTTTGATAGAGCTAATCATGTTGTCAGGCAAGATACTTTCCACAGGGATGAACACAAGGAGGAAGCTAATAGGAGATCCACCTATCATAATAACTACCACCTGGATCATGAGACTGCATCAATGGCAGCACTTTCCCAAGGACGAGCCATTGTCCCAATGCAATTAATTGCACGTGTTCCTGCTGCCATACTATATTGGCCACTTATTCAATTGGCTGGAGCAGCAACGGATGATATTGCATTGGGTGTTGCTGTTGGAAGTAAAGGAAGAGGAAACCTGCCCGGTGCTACATCTGATATTCGGGCCACACTTCTGCTACTACTTATTGGTAAATGCACAGCAGATCCTGTTGCTTTCCAGGAGGTTGGTCAGGAACAATTCTTTAG GGTACTTTTGGATGACACAGATTCAAGAGTGGCATATTATTCTTCTGCTTTTCTTCTGAAG CGAATGATGACTGAGAAGCCAGAGAAATATCAATTCATGCTTCAGAATCTTGTTGTGAAGGCTCAACAG AGTAACAATGAAAAACTGTTGGAGAATCCATATCTTCAAATGTGTGGCATACTTCAACTTGCAAATGATCTTGGGATTGACCTGTGA
- the LOC106758562 gene encoding uncharacterized protein LOC106758562 isoform X1 produces MSSSFSPSRPPQQLIGVSRLRSSGVKKLPEPLRRAVADCLSSTLSPSNEPSRTLQDYLKAPAATDLAYNAILEHTIAERERSPAVVTRCVALLKRYLLRYKPSEETLLQIDRFCSTIIAECDINPAQPWSRVLSHQSGVSITSINTSPLPVSTFASEALVKSLSYVRSLVSQHIPKRLFQPASFAGPPSSGQSLPSLSSLLSKSFNSQLTPASIQETQSSTSVQEQLEKDSSSLSISRLSKIEKADEMDELGFIAGDVLKWRWLEEPMSSIGAENDRVVNSQDMTSHSFLEIGAAALLVGDIESKMKGQPWKFFGTDDMPYLDQLLQSSPVTPITDSDSARPHLRAITASKRIKPGSRQIWEDFPVITFRPRTRQLFQYRHYSEQQPLRLNTTEVHDVIAAVCAEVSIPNANIVRASTRLNNNSGKPSSDVAVSVLIKLVIDMYVLNSQTAAPLILSMLEEMLSSNTACRVRVFDLILNLGVHAHLLEPIVANDASTIEEEYSQESYYDSDTQVMVPGSTKASSQNKSDSGSAIDKFESWILNILYEILLLLVQSEEKDESVWASALSCLLYFVCDRGKIWRNRLVGLDIRVLKALVRISRENSWAELVHCKLISMLTNMFYEVPEVAASVPGKPKFLVDQLDLIGGVQFIFIEYSLASSREERKNLYSVLFDYILHQINETCFASGVNEYSDDEIQPLAALLAQTNAPEAFYISVKLGVEGIGEILRRSIASALSRYPNSERLNMLLEVVAEKFDAVISTFTHLDKEFSHMNQITKSLKFLENVEGVVLRNGIGLQAKHSWSTLHSLLHSERISYRQNGYIWLGDLLISEINGERDGNIWSSITYFQQKIAQAGTQDSFNTSDVPLPILLLCGLLKSKYNYIRWGFLYVLERLLMRCKFLLDEHEMQQSSSRDQGYGKRDWHLEKANAVIDIMSGALSLVFQKNETDRINILKMCDILFSQLCLRVPPTAALPFGDDVHHGRNLNHANVSKRFDRANHVVRQDTFHRDEHKEEANRRSTYHNNYHLDHETASMAALSQGRAIVPMQLIARVPAAILYWPLIQLAGAATDDIALGVAVGSKGRGNLPGATSDIRATLLLLLIGKCTADPVAFQEVGQEQFFRVLLDDTDSRVAYYSSAFLLKRMMTEKPEKYQFMLQNLVVKAQQSNNEKLLENPYLQMCGILQLANDLGIDL; encoded by the exons ATGTCTTCCAGCTTCAGTCCCTCGCGTCCGCCGCAGCAGTTAATCGGGGTTTCGCGCCTGAGATCCTCCGGTGTTAAGAAGCTGCCGGAACCCTTGCGGCGAGCAGTAGCCGATTGCCTCTCCTCTACACTCTCTCCCTCTAACGAACCTTCAAGAACTCTTCAg GACTATCTGAAGGCCCCTGCAGCCACAGACTTGGCTTATAATGCAATTCTGGAACATACTATTGCTGAGAGGGAGCGCAG TCCTGCCGTAGTCACGAGGTGTGTGGCACTTCTGAAGCGGTATCTCCTAAG ATACAAACCAAGTGAGGAGACATTACTTCAGATAGATCGATTTTGTTCAACAATAATTGCTGAATGTGATATTAACCCAGCTCAGCCGTGGTCACGAGTTTTGAGTCATCAATCTGGTGTATCAATAACATCCATAAATACATCTCCTTTACCTGTATCTACCTTTGCTTCTGAGGCACTTGTAAAGTCACTAAGTTATGTTCGTTCATTAGTGTCTCAACACATTCCTAAACGGCTTTTCCAACCAGCTTCATTTGCTGGACCACCTTCATCCGGACAGTCACTGCCGTCATTGTCATCATTGCTGAGTAAATCCTTCAATTCCCAGTTAACTCCTGCAAGTATTCAAGAAACACAAAGTTCCACAAGTGTTCAAGAACAACTAGAGAAGGATTCAAGTTCTCTGTCCATTTCAAGGTTAtcgaaaattgaaaaagctGATGAAATGGATGAACTAGGGTTCATCGCAGGTGATGTTCTGAAATGGCGCTGGCTTGAGGAACCAATGTCATCTATAGGCGCTGAAAA TGACCGTGTCGTGAATTCTCAAGACATGACATCACATAGCTTCTTAGAAATAGGTGCAGCAGCTCTACTTGTAGGAGACATTGAATCTAAGATGAAAGGGCAGCCATGGAAATTTTTTGGAACTGATGATATGCCTTACCTGGATCAGCTATTGCAGTCTTCCCCCGTAACACCAATTACTGATTCTGATTCTGCTCGCCCCCATTTGAGAGCGATAACAGCATCCAAGCGCATAAAACCTGGCTCTCGTCAGATATG GGAGGATTTTCCTGTGATTACTTTCCGTCCAAGAACTCGACAGCTTTTCCAGTATCGTCATTACAG TGAGCAACAACCTCTGCGATTGAACACTACTGAGGTACATGATGTTATAGCCGCAGTTTGTGCAGAGGTTTCTATCCCGAATGCCAATATTGTCAGAGCCTCAACTAGACTAAATAATAACAGCGGCAAACCATCATCGGATGTGGCTGTGAGCGTCCTTATTAAACTAGTTATTGACAT GTATGTTTTAAATTCTCAGACCGCTGCTCCGCTCATTCTTTCTATGCTTGAG GAGATGCTTAGTTCTAATACTGCATGCAGGGTTCGTGTTTTTGATTTAATTCTAAACCTTGGGGTTCATGCACATCTCCTAGAACCTATAGTTGCTAATGATGCTTCTACTATAGAAGAAGAATATTCTCAAGAATCCTATTATGACAGTGACACTCAAGTTATGGTGCCAGGAAGCACAAAAGCAAGTTCTCAGAATAAGTCAGATTCGGGCTCTGCAATTGATAAATTTGAGTCTTGGATTTTAAATATTCTGTATGAGATACTGCTTCTTCTTGTTCAG TCTGAAGAAAAGGATGAATCTGTTTGGGCATCTGCTCTCAGCTGTTTGCTGTATTTTGTTTGTGATAGAGGAAAGATCTGGAGAAACCGTTTAGTAGGGCTTGACATAAGG GTTCTGAAGGCACTTGTAAGAATCAGCAGGGAGAACTCTTGGGCAGAATTAGTTCACTGTAAGCTTATTTCCATGTTAACCAATATGTTTTATGAAGTTCCTGAAGTTGCTGCGTCTGTACCCGGCAAACCAAAGTTTCTTGTGGATCAACTTGATCTAATCGGAggagttcaatttatttttattgag TATTCCCTAGCAAGCTCaagagaagagaggaaaaatTTGTATTCAGTGCTTTTTGATTACATTCTGCatcaaataaatgaaacatGCTTTGCTTCTGGAGTCAATGAATATAGTGATGATGAGATCCAACCTCTTGCTGCTCTACTTGCTCAAACAAATGCACCTGAGGCATTTTATATTTCTGTTAAACTTGGGGTAGAAGGCATTGGAGAGATTTTGAGAAGATCGATTGCATCAGCACTGTCCAGATATCCCAATAGTGAACGACTAAATATG CTACTAGAAGTTGTAGCGGAAAAATTTGATGCTGTAATAAGTACATTCACTCATTTGGACAAAGAGTTCTCTCATATGAATCAGATAACCAAATCTCTCAAGTTTCTGGAGAACGTAGAAGGTGTGGTTCTGAGAAATGGCATTGGTTTGCAGGCAAAGCACTCATGGTCCACTTTacattctcttcttcattctGAAAGAATTTCTTATCGTCAAAATGGGTATATCTGGTTAGGTGATCTGCTTATTTCCGAAATTAATGGAGAAAGAGATGGAAATATATGGTCAAGTATCACATACTTCCAGCAGAAAATTGCTCAAGCTGGAACTCAAGATTCTTTCAATACCTCAGATGTTCCTTTGCCCATTTTACTTTTGTGTGGCCTTCTAAAGTCTAAATACAACTATATTAGATGGGGATTTTTGTATGTCCTTGAAAGGCTTCTCATGAGATGCAAATTTTTGTTAGATGAGCATGAAATGCAACAATCAAGCAGCAGAGATCAGGGTTATGGGAAGAGGGATTGGCATCTCGAGAAAGCCAATGCAGTGATTGACATAATGAGTGGAGCTTTGTCTTTGGTGTTTCAGAAAAATGAGACAGATCGCATTAATATTCTGAAA ATGTGTGACATATTATTCTCCCAATTGTGCCTAAGAGTTCCTCCAACTGCAGCTCTGCCCTTTGGAGATGATGTTCACCATGGCAGAAATTTAAATCACGCCAATGTAAGTAAAAGGTTTGATAGAGCTAATCATGTTGTCAGGCAAGATACTTTCCACAGGGATGAACACAAGGAGGAAGCTAATAGGAGATCCACCTATCATAATAACTACCACCTGGATCATGAGACTGCATCAATGGCAGCACTTTCCCAAGGACGAGCCATTGTCCCAATGCAATTAATTGCACGTGTTCCTGCTGCCATACTATATTGGCCACTTATTCAATTGGCTGGAGCAGCAACGGATGATATTGCATTGGGTGTTGCTGTTGGAAGTAAAGGAAGAGGAAACCTGCCCGGTGCTACATCTGATATTCGGGCCACACTTCTGCTACTACTTATTGGTAAATGCACAGCAGATCCTGTTGCTTTCCAGGAGGTTGGTCAGGAACAATTCTTTAG GGTACTTTTGGATGACACAGATTCAAGAGTGGCATATTATTCTTCTGCTTTTCTTCTGAAG CGAATGATGACTGAGAAGCCAGAGAAATATCAATTCATGCTTCAGAATCTTGTTGTGAAGGCTCAACAG AGTAACAATGAAAAACTGTTGGAGAATCCATATCTTCAAATGTGTGGCATACTTCAACTTGCAAATGATCTTGGGATTGACCTGTGA
- the LOC106758561 gene encoding THO complex subunit 4B-like isoform X1, which produces MVAGIDMSLDDIMRHSAKVAASRRRYSFVRNPVRTTPYPVQLARYHGGMIPEMVFEDDGAAMIERGTKLLISNLDLGVSNGDIKVLSPSSTQLLFSEEGELKRCSIHYDQNGRSKGTAEVVFMRHSDALSAIKKYNNMRLDGKPLQIELVGTSSPVVASLRQNSLLGRPSDSLLSKGERVGGRGFHNDFVQGYIPRVRGEEKGYNRELYLTDVDDALERPHRVPRYHAKVKSNNRKVTAKDLDDDLERYHLEAKRIKEQNGKSDNH; this is translated from the exons ATGGTCGCCGGCATTGACATGTCACTCGACGACATTATGAGGCACTCCGCCAAGGTTGCGGCGTCTCGCCGGCGATACTCGTTTGTTCGCAACCCGGTCAGAACGACACCGTATCCCGTTCAGCTG GCAAGGTATCACGGCGGAATGATTCCAGAAATGGTTTTTGAAGATGACGGTGCCGCTATGATCGAAAGAGGAACAAAACTCTTGATATCTAACTTGGATCTTGGAGTTTCAAACGGTGATATAAAGGTTTTGTCACCATCTTCTACACAA CTGCTGTTTTCGGAAGAGGGTGAATTGAAAAGATGCTCCATTCATTATGATCAGAACGGGAGATCAAAGGGAACAGCAGAAGTTGTGTTTATGAGACACTCTGATGCTTTATCAGCCATCAAGAAATACAACAATATGAGGCTTGATGGAAAACCTTTGCAAATTGAGCTCGTTGGAACTAGTAGTCCTGTTGTTGCCTCTCTTCGTCAAAATAGCTTATTGGGAAGACCAAGTGATTCACTTCTAAG CAAAGGAGAAAGAGTTGGAGGTAGGGGGTTTCACAATGACTTTGTACAGGGCTACATTCCAAGGGTCCGTGGAGAAGAGAAGGGATATAATCGAGAGTTATATTTAACAGATGTGGATGATGCTTTGGAGAGGCCACACCGCGTTCCGAGATACCACGCAAAAGTAAAGAGCAATAATAGAAAAGTGACTGCTAAAGATCTCGATGATGATTTGGAGAGGTATCACCTAGAGGCTAAGCGGATAAAAGAACAAAATGGAAAGTCAGATAATCATTGA